A genomic segment from Brevundimonas sp. SORGH_AS_0993 encodes:
- the grpE gene encoding nucleotide exchange factor GrpE, producing MSDKPLNDTAETQAAEAAETDADHGLNAHPAKDGGDDLAPLDAVIAERDEWKDRALRVAAEMENLKRRAETQQNDARAFAIQRFAKDLLGVADNLERALMAAPKDAEGATAGLVTGLEMTQKALLQAFDTNGLKLVKPEAGEAFNPHLHQAMMEQPSDTVPGGAVIQTMQSGFELFGRTIRPAMVVVAAKGAGAQAANPYGAQSAADGQTLGGQAFDSKA from the coding sequence GTGAGCGACAAACCCCTGAACGACACCGCCGAAACCCAGGCTGCAGAGGCGGCCGAGACCGACGCCGACCATGGGCTGAACGCCCATCCTGCCAAGGACGGGGGCGACGACCTGGCCCCGCTGGACGCCGTCATCGCCGAACGCGACGAATGGAAGGACCGGGCCCTGCGCGTCGCCGCCGAGATGGAGAATCTCAAACGCCGCGCCGAAACCCAGCAGAACGACGCCCGCGCCTTCGCCATCCAGCGCTTCGCCAAGGACCTGCTGGGCGTGGCCGACAATCTGGAACGCGCCCTGATGGCCGCGCCCAAGGACGCAGAAGGCGCCACCGCTGGCCTGGTGACGGGTCTGGAAATGACCCAGAAGGCCCTGCTTCAGGCGTTCGACACCAACGGGCTGAAGCTGGTCAAGCCCGAGGCGGGCGAGGCGTTCAACCCGCATCTGCACCAGGCCATGATGGAGCAGCCCTCCGACACCGTGCCGGGCGGGGCGGTGATCCAGACCATGCAGTCGGGCTTCGAACTGTTCGGCCGCACCATCCGCCCCGCCATGGTGGTGGTCGCCGCCAAGGGCGCGGGCGCCCAGGCCGCCAATCCCTACGGGGCGCAATCCGCCGCTGACGGCCAGACCCTTGGCGGCCAGGCGTTCGACAGCAAGGCCTGA
- the hrcA gene encoding heat-inducible transcriptional repressor HrcA has protein sequence MSSLTGLAGLDARARDIFRRIVETYLETGEPVGSRTLSLGGVALSPASIRNTMQDLTLAGLLIAPHTSAGRIPTHAGLRLFVDGLLEIGDLTAEERREIDGRLAGRGGSFEAALDEASNLLSGLAGGAGVVSSPVRDAGVKHVEFVALGGDQALAVLVADDGTVENRIMRLSAGVTPSTLQEASNFLNARLRGRPLAEARREMAQELEVARRELDQTAARLIEDGFAAWSGGPDRERALIVRGRANLLQDRDGLADLERVRVLFDDLEQKEQLIGLLDGVDAAQGVRIFIGAETRLFSLSGSAVIAAPYMSGRQRVLGAIGVIGPARLNYARVIPLVDYTARVLGRMLDGKET, from the coding sequence CTGTCGTCCCTGACCGGGCTGGCGGGGCTGGATGCGCGCGCGCGCGACATCTTCCGGCGCATCGTCGAGACCTATCTGGAGACGGGCGAGCCGGTCGGGTCGCGCACCCTGTCCCTGGGCGGGGTGGCCCTGTCGCCGGCCTCCATCCGCAACACCATGCAGGACCTGACCCTGGCCGGCCTTCTGATTGCGCCCCACACCTCGGCCGGGCGTATCCCGACCCATGCGGGCCTGCGTCTGTTCGTCGACGGCCTGTTGGAGATCGGCGACCTGACGGCCGAGGAACGGCGCGAGATCGACGGGCGACTAGCCGGCCGGGGCGGGAGTTTCGAGGCGGCCCTGGACGAGGCGTCCAACCTGTTGTCGGGCCTGGCCGGGGGGGCCGGCGTCGTCTCCAGTCCGGTGCGCGACGCCGGGGTCAAACATGTGGAGTTCGTGGCCCTGGGCGGCGATCAGGCCCTGGCCGTCTTGGTCGCCGACGACGGCACGGTCGAGAACCGGATCATGCGCCTGTCGGCGGGCGTCACCCCTTCGACCCTGCAGGAGGCGTCCAACTTCCTGAACGCCCGTCTGCGCGGCCGGCCCTTGGCCGAGGCGCGGCGCGAGATGGCCCAGGAGCTGGAGGTCGCCCGGCGCGAGCTGGACCAGACCGCCGCCCGCCTGATCGAGGACGGTTTCGCCGCCTGGTCGGGCGGCCCCGACCGGGAACGCGCCCTGATCGTGCGGGGCCGCGCCAATCTGCTGCAGGACCGCGACGGCCTGGCCGACCTGGAACGGGTCCGCGTCCTGTTCGACGACCTGGAGCAGAAGGAGCAGCTGATCGGCCTCCTGGACGGGGTCGATGCGGCGCAAGGTGTCCGCATCTTCATCGGCGCCGAAACACGGTTGTTTTCACTTTCGGGTTCCGCCGTGATCGCGGCGCCCTATATGAGCGGCCGACAGCGGGTCCTGGGCGCCATCGGCGTCATCGGCCCCGCGCGACTGAACTACGCCCGTGTCATTCCGTTGGTGGACTATACCGCCCGGGTGCTGGGCCGAATGCTGGACGGGAAAGAAACGTGA
- the rph gene encoding ribonuclease PH, which yields MRHSQRTDDQMRLVTIETGVNRYAEGSCLIGFGNTKVLVTASVEESIPGWMRGKGQGWVTAEYGMLPRATHTRGRREAAAGKQTGRTQEIQRLIGRSLRAVVDLKALGERQVVLDCDVIQADGGTRTAAITGAWVALASALTYLRDEGVLKVDPILDQVAAVSCGVCDGVPVLDLDYEEDSQAEADSNFVLTGAGQIVEIQATGEKRGFTRAEFDRLFALAEVGCAELFALQKAALAAVKR from the coding sequence ATGCGCCACTCGCAACGCACCGACGACCAGATGCGCCTCGTCACCATCGAAACGGGGGTCAACCGCTACGCCGAAGGCTCGTGCCTGATCGGCTTCGGCAACACCAAGGTCCTGGTGACGGCCTCGGTCGAGGAGAGCATTCCCGGCTGGATGCGCGGCAAGGGCCAGGGCTGGGTCACGGCCGAATACGGCATGCTGCCCCGCGCGACCCACACGCGCGGCCGGCGCGAAGCCGCGGCCGGAAAACAGACGGGCCGCACCCAGGAGATTCAGCGGCTGATCGGCCGGTCCCTGCGCGCTGTGGTCGATCTTAAGGCGCTGGGCGAGCGTCAGGTGGTGCTGGACTGCGACGTCATCCAGGCCGATGGCGGCACGCGCACCGCCGCCATCACGGGCGCCTGGGTCGCCCTGGCCTCGGCCCTGACCTATCTGCGCGACGAAGGCGTGCTGAAGGTCGATCCCATCCTGGACCAGGTAGCGGCCGTGTCGTGCGGCGTCTGCGACGGGGTTCCGGTGCTGGACCTGGATTACGAGGAAGACTCCCAGGCCGAGGCGGATTCGAACTTCGTCCTGACCGGCGCGGGCCAGATCGTCGAGATTCAGGCGACCGGCGAAAAGCGCGGCTTCACCCGTGCCGAATTCGACCGGCTGTTCGCCCTGGCCGAGGTAGGCTGCGCCGAACTGTTCGCCCTGCAGAAGGCGGCGCTGGCGGCGGTGAAGCGATAG